One part of the Vicia villosa cultivar HV-30 ecotype Madison, WI linkage group LG6, Vvil1.0, whole genome shotgun sequence genome encodes these proteins:
- the LOC131612296 gene encoding NAC domain-containing protein 87-like has translation MEEPIVVNKGEDQVLDLPPGFRFHPTDAEIIVCYLTEKVKNSKFSATAIGEADLNKCEPWDLPKKAKMGEKEWYFFCQKDRKYPTGMRTNRATESGYWKATGKDKEIFYKGKGNLVGMKKTLVFYRGRAPKGEKTNWVMHEFRLEGKFATQNLPKAEKDEWVVSRVFHKNTDVKKPQISGLLRINSIGHHDDLLDYSSLPPLMDPSYTNDDYKGISVSNQQIPSSTKSQSDGYYLPSFAINNQQQLIKPEDNYNRIINYDLHEMNPTMMNYTSNSHQSNLNNPIGNTLSQSQPQLRIQNPNMNYFMYQNRMMQGSIPIPTFGNNNECKMEQFSSNQSQDTGLSNDTSSAVSKQDMGRNRASLYDDLEGPSSVAPLSDLEGFWDY, from the exons ATGGAAGAACCAATTGTTGTCAACAAAGGTGAAGATCAAGTTCTGGATTTGCCTCCAGGATTCAGATTCCACCCAACCGATGCTGAGATAATAGTTTGTTATCTCACAGAAAAAGTGAAGAACAGCAAATTCAGTGCAACTGCTATCGGTGAAGCTGATTTGAACAAGTGTGAGCCTTGGGATTTACCAA AGAAAGCAAAGATGGGAGAGAAGGAATGGTACTTTTTTTGTCAGAAGGATAGAAAATATCCAACTGGGATGAGAACTAATAGAGCAACGGAATCTGGTTACTGGAAAGCTACTGGTAAGGATAAAGAGATTTTTTACAAAGGAAAGGGTAACCTTGTTGGAATGAAGAAGACTCTTGTGTTCTATAGAGGAAGAGCTCCCAAAGGGGAGAAAACTAATTGGGTTATGCATGAATTCAGATTAGAAGGCAAATTCGCAACTCAGAATCTCCCTAAAGCTGAAAAG GATGAATGGGTTGTGTCAAGGGTATTTCACAAGAACACAGATGTGAAGAAGCCTCAAATTTCTGGACTTTTAAGGATAAACTCAATTGGTCATCATGATGATCTTTTAGATTATTCTTCACTTCCACCTCTCATGGATCCTTCATACACAAACGATGATTACAAGGGAATTAGTGTTTCTAATCAACAAATTCCATCATCAACTAAATCACAATCAGACGGCTATTATCTTCCAAGCTTCGCCATCAACAATCAACAACAACTAATCAAGCCAGAAGATAATTACAACAGAATAATAAACTATGATCTTCATGAAATGAATCCAACCATGATGAACTAcacttcaaattcacaccaatcCAATCTCAACAACCCGATCGGAAACACACTCTCGCAGTCGCAACCACAGCTCCGAATCCAAAATCCAAACATGAACTACTTCATGTATCAAAATAGGATGATGCAAGGTTCCATTCCCATTCCGACATTCGGAAACAACAATGAGTGCAAAATGGAACAattctcttcaaatcaatcacaagATACCGGTCTCAGCAACGACACATCATCGGCCGTATCAAAACAAGATATGGGAAGAAATAGGGCATCATTGTATGATGATCTTGAAGGTCCTTCCTCAGTTGCACCTCTCTCAGATTTGGAAGGTTTTTGGgactattga